In one window of Bombus fervidus isolate BK054 chromosome 4, iyBomFerv1, whole genome shotgun sequence DNA:
- the Taf3 gene encoding TBP-associated factor 3 isoform X3 has protein sequence MELICGYIKLYSYNKINVNLKMSIEYSRSVLKMVVAQICQTIGWHSINSTPLEFMVDLMQEYILQISRLTHQYAEILGRTEANLDDLGLAFQHMNIDIQELTEYIKNVDSVPCPVTVPKFPIQRENHLNFLKPGSREVVTRPVHVHEHLPAMFPDTEDEYIAEKAENLLNGTSDLTLNNGTSSNSSINVSPHRISPQVVFKRPGDPVSFESPIAKRVKVLEEGRPLREIHSVMMTTSGFLSPAREGKLPEARTPHQTCSDSPQPSSYPMVPPELKYDKRPKKIVKKGLEDCKLDKENKKKNRAKELFKPDKIDDNKIKKLAGMKELAKLKPLKSVGGKLQSTMPSSSSRPSTPKLVSPKTAISPKLQKSIQPKTKPEKLVDVTGRSPPSNEKKENTIDKLPSEPDKQKLNIFKKISKPREDKEKDISEQHKYKELDSRESSPGLVIDENIDKQALRNDSDVKREEKKTPHTPDVHLQPDGGELIGLQSPGSDVYMFDDMSPPGTPSTPRTPELNMPTTPTDHKRKRKEKINKRKELKSRSPKHCVSPKKTKIINDAPEQDILDRPKTPQAPEPQISKEPSFPPTLPFPFFPTFPPAPGLIPHPMFPRFPLPIGRGSSGAHPAMSNLPLPPRFLNLPPKSEDFSTLQKTKSLDREKLPSTPFSTEAMPSMTKHEKTEREKGDKSKAVKQDKEIPPLVPTSTVAPPLSSALAAPNMYPKPVPIVPLLSSKSPKIEKQDKNDKKSKEHKKEKKDKLKKKKDKKEKHKEKGEKIKEKKDKMDKKEKMDKIKEKKEKKDKRKEKEKEDKSSEAVPKITLKLGTASPRPPTPDAAPMKKMEMCYRTIKTLLKKPEDETKREPSPELAKISALVTRPPKQKSASKKTEEGTLDGSPALPTDTFSANLTSVPLATVPRAKKSLFKALPQREIPPSQFDPAPKFPPPLPQQQPPPYYFDQGGHKVWFCPACGNQDDGSPMVGCDDCDAWYHWVCVGMQVPPADNEDWYCRTCIAKKQELHHDKKKKKRKKKVKVAA, from the exons ATGGAATTAATTTGTggttacataaaattatattcgtataataaaatcaatgtaaat TTGAAGATGTCAATAGAATATAGTAGGAGTGTTTTAAAAATGGTGGTTGCTCAAATTTGTCAAACGATTGGATGGCATTCAATCAATTCTACACCATTAGAATTTATGGTTGATCttatgcaagaatatattttacaaatttcaagaCTTACTCATCAATATGCAGAAATCT TGGGAAGAACAGAAGCAAATCTTGATGATTTAGGTTTAGCATTTCAGCATATGAATATTGATATACAAGAGTTaacagaatatataaaaaatgtagattCTGTCCCATGTCCAGTAACAGTACCAAAATTTCCAATTCAACGTGAAAatcatttgaattttttgaaaCCTGGAAGCCGGGAAGTTGTAACAAGGCCCGTACATGTACATGAACATTTACCAGCCATGTTTCCTGATACTGAAG ACGAATATATAGCAGAGAAagcagaaaatttattaaatggaACATCTGACTTAACATTGAATAATGGGACATCAAGTAACAGTTCTATAAATGTATCTCCTCATAGGATATCACCACAAGTAGTATTTAAGCGACCAGGAGATCCTGTCTCATTTGAAAGCCCTATAGCAAAGCGTGTAAAAGTACTGGAAGAAGGTAGACCATTACGTGAAATACATAGTGTCATGATGACTACTTCAGGTTTTTTATCGCCTGCTCGAGAAGGAAAACTACCTGAAGCAAGAACTCCACATCAAACTTGTTCAGACTCGCCACAGCCTAGTTCTTACCCTATGGTACCTCCTGAATTAAAGTATGATAAAAGACCGAAAAAGATTGTAAAGAAAGGATTAGAAGATTGTAAActtgataaagaaaataagaaaaagaatcgcgCTAAGGAATTATTTAAACCAGATAAGATagacgataataaaattaaaaagttggcTGGTATGAAAGAATTAGCTAAATTAAAACCTTTAAAGTCAGTAGGTGGGAAATTACAAAGTACTATGCCAAGCTCATCAAGCAGACCATCTACTCCTAAATTAGTATCACCTAAAACAGCTATTAGtccaaaattacaaaaaagtaTACAACCAAAGACAAAACCAGAAAAATTAGTCGACGTTACTGGTAGATCCCCACCATCTaatgaaaaaaaggagaacacTATTGATAAACTTCCATCAGAGCCAGATAAgcaaaaattaaacatttttaaaaagatttcaaaaCCACGAGAggataaagaaaaagacatATCAGAACAACATAAATACAAAGAACTTGATTCAAGAGAAAGTTCACCTGGTTTGGTTATTgatgaaaatattgataaacaAGCATTGCGTAATGATAGTGATGTGaaacgagaagagaaaaagactCCACATACGCCAGACGTCCACCTTCAACCAGATGGAGGAGAATTAATTGGTTTACAAAGTCCAGGATCAGATGTTTACATGTTTGATGATATGTCACCACCAGGAACTCCCAGTACACCAAGAACTCCGGAATTGAACATGCCCACAACACCTACAGATCataaaaggaagagaaaagaaaagattaataaaagaaaggaattaaAATCAAGAAGCCCAAAGCATTGCGTTAGTCCAAAAAAG ACAAAGATTATCAACGATGCGCCAGAACAGGATATACTAGATCGACCGAAAACACCACAGGCACCTGAACCTCAGATTTCCAAAGAACCAAGTTTTCCACCGACACttccatttccttttttcccaaCATTTCCTCCAGCACCTGGTTTAATACCTCATCCAATGTTTCCCAGATTTCCATTACCTATAGGAAGAGGTAGTAGTGGCGCTCATCCAGCAATGTCAAATTTACCATTACCACCTcgctttttaaatttaccacCAAAATCTGAAGATTTCTCCACTTTACAAAAAACCAAATCTCTCGATCGGGAAAAGCTTCCTTCAACACCTTTCTCTACTGAAGCAATGCCTTCAATGACAAAACACGAAAAAacggagagagaaaaaggagatAAATCAAAGGCGGTTAAACAGGACAAAGAGATACCTCCACTAGTTCCTACGAGTACCGTTGCACCGCCTTTATCATCTGCACTTGCAGCACCAAATATGTACCCTAAACCAGTACCTATTGTGCCATTATTATCTTCAAAAAGTCCCAAAATTGAGAAACAGGATAAAAATGATaag aaatcAAAGGAacataagaaagaaaaaaaagataaattaaaaaagaagaaagataagaaagaaaagcacaaagagaaaggagagaaaataaaagaaaaaaaggataaaatggataaaaaggaaaagatggataaaatcaaagaaaagaaagaaaagaaagataagcgaaaagagaaagag aaagaagataaaagttCAGAAGCTGTACCAAAAATAACACTAAAATTAGGTACAGCTTCTCCAAGACCCCCAACGCCTGATGCTGCTCCAATGAAGAAAAT GGAAATGTGTTATAGAACTATAAAGACATTGCTGAAGAAGCCTGAGGATGAGACGAAACGAGAACCAAGTCCCGAGTTGGCGAAAATATCAGCATTAGTAACGCGACCGCCAAAGCAAAAGTCGGCAAGTAAGAAAACAGAGGAGGGAACGTTAGATGGAAGCCCTGCTCTTCCTACAGATACTTTCTCTGCCAATCTTACTAGTGTGCCACTTGCAACAGTTCCTCGAGCAAAGAAATCTCTCTTCAAAGCCTTACCTCAAAGAGAGATTCCTCCATCTCAATTTGATCCTGCTCCTAAGTTCCCACCTCCTCTGCCGCAACAACAACCACCACcatattatttt
- the Taf3 gene encoding TBP-associated factor 3 isoform X1: protein MELICGYIKLYSYNKINVNLKMSIEYSRSVLKMVVAQICQTIGWHSINSTPLEFMVDLMQEYILQISRLTHQYAEILGRTEANLDDLGLAFQHMNIDIQELTEYIKNVDSVPCPVTVPKFPIQRENHLNFLKPGSREVVTRPVHVHEHLPAMFPDTEDEYIAEKAENLLNGTSDLTLNNGTSSNSSINVSPHRISPQVVFKRPGDPVSFESPIAKRVKVLEEGRPLREIHSVMMTTSGFLSPAREGKLPEARTPHQTCSDSPQPSSYPMVPPELKYDKRPKKIVKKGLEDCKLDKENKKKNRAKELFKPDKIDDNKIKKLAGMKELAKLKPLKSVGGKLQSTMPSSSSRPSTPKLVSPKTAISPKLQKSIQPKTKPEKLVDVTGRSPPSNEKKENTIDKLPSEPDKQKLNIFKKISKPREDKEKDISEQHKYKELDSRESSPGLVIDENIDKQALRNDSDVKREEKKTPHTPDVHLQPDGGELIGLQSPGSDVYMFDDMSPPGTPSTPRTPELNMPTTPTDHKRKRKEKINKRKELKSRSPKHCVSPKKTKIINDAPEQDILDRPKTPQAPEPQISKEPSFPPTLPFPFFPTFPPAPGLIPHPMFPRFPLPIGRGSSGAHPAMSNLPLPPRFLNLPPKSEDFSTLQKTKSLDREKLPSTPFSTEAMPSMTKHEKTEREKGDKSKAVKQDKEIPPLVPTSTVAPPLSSALAAPNMYPKPVPIVPLLSSKSPKIEKQDKNDKKSKEHKKEKKDKLKKKKDKKEKHKEKGEKIKEKKDKMDKKEKMDKIKEKKEKKDKRKEKEKEDKSSEAVPKITLKLGTASPRPPTPDAAPMKKMEMCYRTIKTLLKKPEDETKREPSPELAKISALVTRPPKQKSASKKTEEGTLDGSPALPTDTFSANLTSVPLATVPRAKKSLFKALPQREIPPSQFDPAPKFPPPLPQQQPPPYYFRRKQMQLLKRMMLRKTKKMAGLRCPQHQPLLWIKVVIKFGSVLHVVTKMMDHLWLVVMIVMHGIIGCVLVCKYHQLTTRIGTVAPV, encoded by the exons ATGGAATTAATTTGTggttacataaaattatattcgtataataaaatcaatgtaaat TTGAAGATGTCAATAGAATATAGTAGGAGTGTTTTAAAAATGGTGGTTGCTCAAATTTGTCAAACGATTGGATGGCATTCAATCAATTCTACACCATTAGAATTTATGGTTGATCttatgcaagaatatattttacaaatttcaagaCTTACTCATCAATATGCAGAAATCT TGGGAAGAACAGAAGCAAATCTTGATGATTTAGGTTTAGCATTTCAGCATATGAATATTGATATACAAGAGTTaacagaatatataaaaaatgtagattCTGTCCCATGTCCAGTAACAGTACCAAAATTTCCAATTCAACGTGAAAatcatttgaattttttgaaaCCTGGAAGCCGGGAAGTTGTAACAAGGCCCGTACATGTACATGAACATTTACCAGCCATGTTTCCTGATACTGAAG ACGAATATATAGCAGAGAAagcagaaaatttattaaatggaACATCTGACTTAACATTGAATAATGGGACATCAAGTAACAGTTCTATAAATGTATCTCCTCATAGGATATCACCACAAGTAGTATTTAAGCGACCAGGAGATCCTGTCTCATTTGAAAGCCCTATAGCAAAGCGTGTAAAAGTACTGGAAGAAGGTAGACCATTACGTGAAATACATAGTGTCATGATGACTACTTCAGGTTTTTTATCGCCTGCTCGAGAAGGAAAACTACCTGAAGCAAGAACTCCACATCAAACTTGTTCAGACTCGCCACAGCCTAGTTCTTACCCTATGGTACCTCCTGAATTAAAGTATGATAAAAGACCGAAAAAGATTGTAAAGAAAGGATTAGAAGATTGTAAActtgataaagaaaataagaaaaagaatcgcgCTAAGGAATTATTTAAACCAGATAAGATagacgataataaaattaaaaagttggcTGGTATGAAAGAATTAGCTAAATTAAAACCTTTAAAGTCAGTAGGTGGGAAATTACAAAGTACTATGCCAAGCTCATCAAGCAGACCATCTACTCCTAAATTAGTATCACCTAAAACAGCTATTAGtccaaaattacaaaaaagtaTACAACCAAAGACAAAACCAGAAAAATTAGTCGACGTTACTGGTAGATCCCCACCATCTaatgaaaaaaaggagaacacTATTGATAAACTTCCATCAGAGCCAGATAAgcaaaaattaaacatttttaaaaagatttcaaaaCCACGAGAggataaagaaaaagacatATCAGAACAACATAAATACAAAGAACTTGATTCAAGAGAAAGTTCACCTGGTTTGGTTATTgatgaaaatattgataaacaAGCATTGCGTAATGATAGTGATGTGaaacgagaagagaaaaagactCCACATACGCCAGACGTCCACCTTCAACCAGATGGAGGAGAATTAATTGGTTTACAAAGTCCAGGATCAGATGTTTACATGTTTGATGATATGTCACCACCAGGAACTCCCAGTACACCAAGAACTCCGGAATTGAACATGCCCACAACACCTACAGATCataaaaggaagagaaaagaaaagattaataaaagaaaggaattaaAATCAAGAAGCCCAAAGCATTGCGTTAGTCCAAAAAAG ACAAAGATTATCAACGATGCGCCAGAACAGGATATACTAGATCGACCGAAAACACCACAGGCACCTGAACCTCAGATTTCCAAAGAACCAAGTTTTCCACCGACACttccatttccttttttcccaaCATTTCCTCCAGCACCTGGTTTAATACCTCATCCAATGTTTCCCAGATTTCCATTACCTATAGGAAGAGGTAGTAGTGGCGCTCATCCAGCAATGTCAAATTTACCATTACCACCTcgctttttaaatttaccacCAAAATCTGAAGATTTCTCCACTTTACAAAAAACCAAATCTCTCGATCGGGAAAAGCTTCCTTCAACACCTTTCTCTACTGAAGCAATGCCTTCAATGACAAAACACGAAAAAacggagagagaaaaaggagatAAATCAAAGGCGGTTAAACAGGACAAAGAGATACCTCCACTAGTTCCTACGAGTACCGTTGCACCGCCTTTATCATCTGCACTTGCAGCACCAAATATGTACCCTAAACCAGTACCTATTGTGCCATTATTATCTTCAAAAAGTCCCAAAATTGAGAAACAGGATAAAAATGATaag aaatcAAAGGAacataagaaagaaaaaaaagataaattaaaaaagaagaaagataagaaagaaaagcacaaagagaaaggagagaaaataaaagaaaaaaaggataaaatggataaaaaggaaaagatggataaaatcaaagaaaagaaagaaaagaaagataagcgaaaagagaaagag aaagaagataaaagttCAGAAGCTGTACCAAAAATAACACTAAAATTAGGTACAGCTTCTCCAAGACCCCCAACGCCTGATGCTGCTCCAATGAAGAAAAT GGAAATGTGTTATAGAACTATAAAGACATTGCTGAAGAAGCCTGAGGATGAGACGAAACGAGAACCAAGTCCCGAGTTGGCGAAAATATCAGCATTAGTAACGCGACCGCCAAAGCAAAAGTCGGCAAGTAAGAAAACAGAGGAGGGAACGTTAGATGGAAGCCCTGCTCTTCCTACAGATACTTTCTCTGCCAATCTTACTAGTGTGCCACTTGCAACAGTTCCTCGAGCAAAGAAATCTCTCTTCAAAGCCTTACCTCAAAGAGAGATTCCTCCATCTCAATTTGATCCTGCTCCTAAGTTCCCACCTCCTCTGCCGCAACAACAACCACCACcatattatttt
- the Taf3 gene encoding TBP-associated factor 3 isoform X2, protein MELICGYIKLYSYNKINVNLKMSIEYSRSVLKMVVAQICQTIGWHSINSTPLEFMVDLMQEYILQISRLTHQYAEILGRTEANLDDLGLAFQHMNIDIQELTEYIKNVDSVPCPVTVPKFPIQRENHLNFLKPGSREVVTRPVHVHEHLPAMFPDTEDEYIAEKAENLLNGTSDLTLNNGTSSNSSINVSPHRISPQVVFKRPGDPVSFESPIAKRVKVLEEGRPLREIHSVMMTTSGFLSPAREGKLPEARTPHQTCSDSPQPSSYPMVPPELKYDKRPKKIVKKGLEDCKLDKENKKKNRAKELFKPDKIDDNKIKKLAGMKELAKLKPLKSVGGKLQSTMPSSSSRPSTPKLVSPKTAISPKLQKSIQPKTKPEKLVDVTGRSPPSNEKKENTIDKLPSEPDKQKLNIFKKISKPREDKEKDISEQHKYKELDSRESSPGLVIDENIDKQALRNDSDVKREEKKTPHTPDVHLQPDGGELIGLQSPGSDVYMFDDMSPPGTPSTPRTPELNMPTTPTDHKRKRKEKINKRKELKSRSPKHCVSPKKTKIINDAPEQDILDRPKTPQAPEPQISKEPSFPPTLPFPFFPTFPPAPGLIPHPMFPRFPLPIGRGSSGAHPAMSNLPLPPRFLNLPPKSEDFSTLQKTKSLDREKLPSTPFSTEAMPSMTKHEKTEREKGDKSKAVKQDKEIPPLVPTSTVAPPLSSALAAPNMYPKPVPIVPLLSSKSPKIEKQDKNDKKSKEHKKEKKDKLKKKKDKKEKHKEKGEKIKEKKDKMDKKEKMDKIKEKKEKKDKRKEKEKEDKSSEAVPKITLKLGTASPRPPTPDAAPMKKITIKTLLKKPEDETKREPSPELAKISALVTRPPKQKSASKKTEEGTLDGSPALPTDTFSANLTSVPLATVPRAKKSLFKALPQREIPPSQFDPAPKFPPPLPQQQPPPYYFRRKQMQLLKRMMLRKTKKMAGLRCPQHQPLLWIKVVIKFGSVLHVVTKMMDHLWLVVMIVMHGIIGCVLVCKYHQLTTRIGTVAPV, encoded by the exons ATGGAATTAATTTGTggttacataaaattatattcgtataataaaatcaatgtaaat TTGAAGATGTCAATAGAATATAGTAGGAGTGTTTTAAAAATGGTGGTTGCTCAAATTTGTCAAACGATTGGATGGCATTCAATCAATTCTACACCATTAGAATTTATGGTTGATCttatgcaagaatatattttacaaatttcaagaCTTACTCATCAATATGCAGAAATCT TGGGAAGAACAGAAGCAAATCTTGATGATTTAGGTTTAGCATTTCAGCATATGAATATTGATATACAAGAGTTaacagaatatataaaaaatgtagattCTGTCCCATGTCCAGTAACAGTACCAAAATTTCCAATTCAACGTGAAAatcatttgaattttttgaaaCCTGGAAGCCGGGAAGTTGTAACAAGGCCCGTACATGTACATGAACATTTACCAGCCATGTTTCCTGATACTGAAG ACGAATATATAGCAGAGAAagcagaaaatttattaaatggaACATCTGACTTAACATTGAATAATGGGACATCAAGTAACAGTTCTATAAATGTATCTCCTCATAGGATATCACCACAAGTAGTATTTAAGCGACCAGGAGATCCTGTCTCATTTGAAAGCCCTATAGCAAAGCGTGTAAAAGTACTGGAAGAAGGTAGACCATTACGTGAAATACATAGTGTCATGATGACTACTTCAGGTTTTTTATCGCCTGCTCGAGAAGGAAAACTACCTGAAGCAAGAACTCCACATCAAACTTGTTCAGACTCGCCACAGCCTAGTTCTTACCCTATGGTACCTCCTGAATTAAAGTATGATAAAAGACCGAAAAAGATTGTAAAGAAAGGATTAGAAGATTGTAAActtgataaagaaaataagaaaaagaatcgcgCTAAGGAATTATTTAAACCAGATAAGATagacgataataaaattaaaaagttggcTGGTATGAAAGAATTAGCTAAATTAAAACCTTTAAAGTCAGTAGGTGGGAAATTACAAAGTACTATGCCAAGCTCATCAAGCAGACCATCTACTCCTAAATTAGTATCACCTAAAACAGCTATTAGtccaaaattacaaaaaagtaTACAACCAAAGACAAAACCAGAAAAATTAGTCGACGTTACTGGTAGATCCCCACCATCTaatgaaaaaaaggagaacacTATTGATAAACTTCCATCAGAGCCAGATAAgcaaaaattaaacatttttaaaaagatttcaaaaCCACGAGAggataaagaaaaagacatATCAGAACAACATAAATACAAAGAACTTGATTCAAGAGAAAGTTCACCTGGTTTGGTTATTgatgaaaatattgataaacaAGCATTGCGTAATGATAGTGATGTGaaacgagaagagaaaaagactCCACATACGCCAGACGTCCACCTTCAACCAGATGGAGGAGAATTAATTGGTTTACAAAGTCCAGGATCAGATGTTTACATGTTTGATGATATGTCACCACCAGGAACTCCCAGTACACCAAGAACTCCGGAATTGAACATGCCCACAACACCTACAGATCataaaaggaagagaaaagaaaagattaataaaagaaaggaattaaAATCAAGAAGCCCAAAGCATTGCGTTAGTCCAAAAAAG ACAAAGATTATCAACGATGCGCCAGAACAGGATATACTAGATCGACCGAAAACACCACAGGCACCTGAACCTCAGATTTCCAAAGAACCAAGTTTTCCACCGACACttccatttccttttttcccaaCATTTCCTCCAGCACCTGGTTTAATACCTCATCCAATGTTTCCCAGATTTCCATTACCTATAGGAAGAGGTAGTAGTGGCGCTCATCCAGCAATGTCAAATTTACCATTACCACCTcgctttttaaatttaccacCAAAATCTGAAGATTTCTCCACTTTACAAAAAACCAAATCTCTCGATCGGGAAAAGCTTCCTTCAACACCTTTCTCTACTGAAGCAATGCCTTCAATGACAAAACACGAAAAAacggagagagaaaaaggagatAAATCAAAGGCGGTTAAACAGGACAAAGAGATACCTCCACTAGTTCCTACGAGTACCGTTGCACCGCCTTTATCATCTGCACTTGCAGCACCAAATATGTACCCTAAACCAGTACCTATTGTGCCATTATTATCTTCAAAAAGTCCCAAAATTGAGAAACAGGATAAAAATGATaag aaatcAAAGGAacataagaaagaaaaaaaagataaattaaaaaagaagaaagataagaaagaaaagcacaaagagaaaggagagaaaataaaagaaaaaaaggataaaatggataaaaaggaaaagatggataaaatcaaagaaaagaaagaaaagaaagataagcgaaaagagaaagag aaagaagataaaagttCAGAAGCTGTACCAAAAATAACACTAAAATTAGGTACAGCTTCTCCAAGACCCCCAACGCCTGATGCTGCTCCAATGAAGAAAAT AACTATAAAGACATTGCTGAAGAAGCCTGAGGATGAGACGAAACGAGAACCAAGTCCCGAGTTGGCGAAAATATCAGCATTAGTAACGCGACCGCCAAAGCAAAAGTCGGCAAGTAAGAAAACAGAGGAGGGAACGTTAGATGGAAGCCCTGCTCTTCCTACAGATACTTTCTCTGCCAATCTTACTAGTGTGCCACTTGCAACAGTTCCTCGAGCAAAGAAATCTCTCTTCAAAGCCTTACCTCAAAGAGAGATTCCTCCATCTCAATTTGATCCTGCTCCTAAGTTCCCACCTCCTCTGCCGCAACAACAACCACCACcatattatttt